The following coding sequences lie in one Pirellulales bacterium genomic window:
- a CDS encoding formylmethanofuran dehydrogenase subunit C — translation MPLLLEYTPLDRVPVEVEGLTPDRTRSMSLAEVERHEIFHGNRRVPLAELFRISGDPADGAIHFVGDLSGVHRIGAGMTTGSILVQGSVGRHTGADMSGGTITIEGDASDWLGAEMLGGRILVRGNAGHLVGAAYRGARRGMQGGEILIAGHAGTEVGRAMRRGMLFVGGSVGDALGYEMLAGTIVVGGSAGARTGGGMRRGTIVLLSGEHPPLLPTFRYACRLKPPFLGMTLARVRSDRFALDESAIQADFDLHHGDFLSLGRGEIFVRVH, via the coding sequence ATGCCGCTCCTGCTTGAGTATACGCCGCTGGACCGTGTGCCGGTCGAAGTCGAAGGACTGACTCCGGACCGTACGCGATCTATGTCGTTGGCCGAAGTCGAACGGCACGAGATCTTTCATGGCAATCGGCGCGTGCCGCTGGCCGAGTTGTTTCGCATCTCGGGCGATCCCGCGGATGGTGCCATTCATTTCGTTGGCGACTTGAGTGGCGTGCATCGCATCGGCGCGGGCATGACGACCGGCTCGATCTTGGTGCAAGGCAGCGTTGGTCGCCACACGGGCGCCGACATGTCGGGGGGCACGATCACCATCGAGGGAGACGCCAGCGATTGGCTGGGGGCCGAGATGCTGGGGGGCAGGATTCTCGTTCGCGGCAACGCGGGCCATCTGGTGGGGGCCGCCTATCGGGGCGCCCGACGCGGCATGCAGGGGGGCGAGATTCTCATCGCCGGCCATGCCGGTACCGAGGTCGGACGCGCCATGCGGAGAGGAATGCTCTTCGTCGGGGGCTCGGTCGGCGATGCGTTGGGTTACGAGATGTTGGCGGGCACCATCGTCGTCGGTGGCTCGGCAGGAGCTCGTACCGGTGGCGGCATGCGCCGCGGCACGATCGTGTTGCTCTCTGGAGAACATCCGCCGCTGCTACCCACGTTCCGCTACGCGTGCCGCTTGAAGCCGCCTTTCCTGGGCATGACGCTGGCCCGCGTTCGTAGCGATCGATTCGCGCTGGATGAGAGCGCGATCCAAGCCGACTTCGATCTGCACCACGGCGACTTCCTGTCACTCGGACGGGGGGAGATCTTCGTACGCGTCCATTGA
- a CDS encoding molybdenum cofactor guanylyltransferase: protein MTRGTIILCGGHSRRMGSAKALLPFGPETMLARVVRLVGQTVDELVVVAAAEQSLPPLPDNVRIARDRQPDRGPLEGLATGLRALAGTVDVAFVTSCDVPLLVPDFVTRLFELIGKHDAVAPLVEDRLHPLSAVYRQSVLAAVEQQLAADRRRVTELLREIDTRYVTASEFADADPDCRSLCNINDPADYEAALAAAGFSPPT, encoded by the coding sequence ATGACGCGCGGGACGATCATCCTCTGCGGGGGACACAGCCGGCGGATGGGTTCGGCCAAGGCGCTGCTGCCGTTCGGGCCCGAGACGATGCTGGCCCGCGTCGTGCGCCTCGTGGGTCAAACGGTCGACGAGTTGGTCGTCGTCGCCGCGGCCGAACAAAGCCTGCCGCCGCTGCCGGACAACGTCCGCATTGCGCGCGATCGTCAACCCGATCGCGGTCCGCTCGAAGGCCTGGCCACCGGGCTGCGTGCGCTCGCCGGAACAGTCGACGTCGCTTTCGTCACCAGTTGCGATGTGCCGTTGCTCGTGCCTGACTTCGTGACGCGCTTGTTCGAGCTGATCGGAAAGCATGACGCCGTGGCGCCCCTGGTTGAAGATCGACTGCATCCTCTCTCGGCCGTGTATCGCCAGAGCGTGCTCGCCGCGGTCGAACAACAATTGGCCGCCGATCGGCGTCGCGTCACTGAGCTCTTGCGCGAGATCGACACCCGGTACGTCACCGCGTCCGAGTTCGCCGACGCCGATCCCGACTGCCGCAGCCTGTGCAACATCAATGATCCAGCAGACTATGAGGCGGCGCTGGCTGCAGCAGGATTCAGTCCGCCAACTTAA